Proteins encoded in a region of the Pseudomonas shahriarae genome:
- the pqqF gene encoding pyrroloquinoline quinone biosynthesis protein PqqF: MPVPAHPDYLQLTLANGLRVSLRHAPRLKRCAAALRVAAGSHDASLAWPGLAHFLEHLLFLGTEAFPAPNGLMAYVQRHGGQVNASTRERTTDFFFEVPTPVFGDALQRLGDMLAHPRLAMDEQLREREVLQAEFVAWSQDAEAQLQVAILEGLATGHPLRGFHAGNRDSLPVPQEDFQQGLRGFYQDFYQAGQMTLSLAGPQSLEELQALAQCFADSLPSGHLRPQQAPPALMDGDQHRYQHLDKQHLHHLIACNAPREALEFLCTWLNAEAAGSLLAELKSREWASALHAKVLYQFAGQALLDIEFTLGPKGSQQALAIEALLNDWLGFFAHSDWTALREEYALLVDRQRQVRGALALARQDSEHLEAQLSEPHCQALKAMLNTLQPTPAQRAWQLPPSNPFLQRAPQEQRPGLIRGQTSAHRGLRTFAQDRSRGRRELPGLSFSQALPADSDEGALYLRWQLDSPAQGLGNSLQTLRTNARQAGVELSFEAVGNDWLLKMSGLHEPMPAIVEQLARDLTRPAANLWHNALASPAPQMAIRELLKVLPTCFADTANGNALPDRWATARWQGLGMGLPAACEMAIKNAAARLPGHCTDSEHKALSINGQHRWQTVTTDGDEAALLLFCPAPSQSLADEADWRLLAHLAQVPFYQRLRVELQVGYAVFSGIRQFNGQTGLLFGVQSPNVALASLLEHIQAFLTQLPALIKGNDDLGNTSLAQQFSPQTLPNAQAAELLWQAHLAGHGADYLEQLQQLIQARNRQNLVDAAQQLKQAAGGWQCLANGAAVGDYWQQ, from the coding sequence ATGCCTGTGCCGGCCCACCCTGATTATTTACAACTGACCCTGGCCAATGGCCTGCGGGTTTCCCTGCGTCATGCCCCACGCCTCAAGCGCTGTGCAGCAGCCTTGCGGGTAGCGGCTGGCAGCCATGACGCGTCGTTGGCCTGGCCGGGGCTGGCACATTTTCTCGAGCACCTGTTGTTTCTCGGCACCGAGGCTTTTCCTGCACCCAACGGTTTGATGGCTTACGTGCAGCGCCACGGCGGGCAGGTCAACGCCAGTACTCGCGAGCGCACCACCGACTTCTTCTTTGAAGTGCCCACCCCGGTGTTCGGCGACGCGCTGCAGCGCCTGGGCGATATGCTCGCCCACCCACGCCTGGCCATGGACGAGCAACTGCGCGAGCGTGAGGTGTTACAGGCGGAGTTTGTCGCCTGGTCCCAGGATGCCGAGGCACAGCTTCAAGTCGCGATACTTGAAGGCCTGGCAACTGGGCATCCGCTGCGGGGGTTTCATGCGGGTAATCGCGACAGTCTGCCGGTGCCACAGGAGGATTTCCAACAAGGGTTGCGCGGGTTTTATCAAGACTTCTATCAAGCCGGGCAAATGACCTTGAGCCTTGCCGGCCCACAGTCGCTCGAGGAGCTGCAAGCCCTGGCCCAGTGCTTTGCCGACAGCCTGCCCTCAGGCCACCTACGCCCGCAGCAGGCGCCACCGGCATTGATGGACGGCGATCAACATCGCTATCAACACCTCGACAAACAGCATCTGCACCACCTCATCGCCTGTAATGCACCCCGTGAAGCCCTGGAGTTCCTCTGCACCTGGCTGAATGCCGAAGCGGCCGGCAGTTTGCTCGCCGAGCTAAAAAGCCGGGAATGGGCAAGCGCGCTACATGCCAAGGTGCTGTACCAATTCGCCGGGCAGGCGTTGCTGGATATCGAATTCACCCTGGGGCCAAAGGGTTCACAACAGGCCCTGGCCATTGAAGCACTGTTAAACGACTGGCTGGGCTTTTTCGCTCACAGCGACTGGACCGCGCTGCGTGAAGAGTACGCCCTGCTGGTCGACCGCCAGCGACAAGTCCGGGGTGCCCTGGCTCTGGCGCGCCAGGACAGTGAACACCTCGAGGCGCAACTTTCCGAGCCCCACTGCCAAGCCCTCAAGGCCATGCTGAATACGCTGCAACCGACACCCGCGCAACGGGCCTGGCAACTGCCGCCGAGCAATCCATTCCTGCAACGGGCACCCCAGGAACAACGTCCCGGACTGATTCGTGGCCAGACCAGCGCCCATCGCGGCTTGCGTACTTTTGCCCAGGACCGCTCCCGTGGCCGGCGCGAACTGCCAGGCCTGTCGTTCAGCCAAGCATTGCCTGCCGATAGCGACGAAGGCGCCCTTTACCTGCGCTGGCAACTGGATTCGCCCGCGCAGGGCTTGGGCAACAGCCTGCAAACACTGCGGACCAACGCCCGTCAGGCCGGCGTGGAATTATCCTTCGAAGCCGTAGGCAATGACTGGCTGCTGAAAATGAGCGGGCTGCATGAACCGATGCCGGCCATCGTCGAGCAACTGGCACGGGACCTGACCCGGCCCGCTGCTAACCTTTGGCACAACGCACTCGCCAGCCCGGCGCCGCAGATGGCCATTCGCGAACTGCTCAAGGTACTACCGACCTGTTTTGCCGACACCGCTAACGGCAACGCGCTACCTGACCGGTGGGCCACCGCTCGCTGGCAAGGCTTGGGCATGGGCCTGCCGGCTGCGTGCGAAATGGCGATCAAAAATGCGGCGGCACGTCTACCCGGACACTGCACCGACAGTGAACACAAAGCCCTGTCCATCAACGGCCAACATCGCTGGCAAACCGTCACAACCGATGGCGACGAAGCCGCCTTGCTGCTGTTTTGCCCGGCCCCCAGCCAATCCCTCGCAGACGAAGCCGACTGGCGGTTGCTCGCTCACCTGGCGCAGGTCCCGTTTTACCAACGCCTACGTGTCGAGTTGCAAGTGGGCTACGCAGTATTCAGTGGCATCCGACAGTTCAATGGGCAAACCGGCCTGCTGTTTGGCGTGCAGTCGCCCAATGTCGCGCTTGCGAGCCTGCTCGAACACATCCAGGCCTTCCTCACGCAACTGCCAGCCTTGATCAAGGGGAACGACGACCTGGGCAACACCTCCCTGGCCCAGCAGTTCTCGCCACAGACACTGCCCAACGCCCAAGCCGCCGAGTTGCTCTGGCAGGCGCATTTGGCGGGGCATGGCGCGGACTATCTTGAGCAACTGCAACAGTTGATCCAGGCCCGCAACCGTCAGAACCTCGTCGATGCGGCGCAGCAACTCAAGCAAGCCGCCGGCGGCTGGCAGTGCCTGGCCAATGGTGCGGCGGTGGGCGATTACTGGCAGCAATGA
- a CDS encoding bifunctional diguanylate cyclase/phosphodiesterase: MPRLPTVLLLSLLTWTATAGALTLTDEEHGWLADHPELRLGVDASWPPFEYRDEEGRYQGLAADYVRLLQERLGIKIKLIEPANWSALLEQARNNQLDLLPGIMSTPERQGFLAFSRPYLDFPIVILAHEGGAQPRSLKDLYGLKIAVVENYAPHELLRTHHPDLNLVAMPNVSSTLQALATDEVDAVVGDLASSVWSLRQLKLDGLYVSGETPYRYQLAMGVPREKKLLIGILDKVLADLSPSEINEIQEHWVGNVIDHRAFWADLLLYGLPAVLLLSTVLAIVIRINRRLSSEISRRVALEQKLRSSEYHYRGLVESLSAIAWEADINDFTYSYVSPHAEELLGYPRAHWLIPGFWRNIIHPADLTRADSFCQQETRANRDHSIDYRVITADGRCLWVRDIVSLIKYGHEPVLRGLMIDISEAKRTEEALRLSQEKFASVFQQCPDILVIARLSDGCLLEVNKAFEDQIGLSAADVIGKTATELNIWGIQGVGPNLLKRVQTTSIRNLEMPFLRSNGQAFTGLISAEPFQLDTTAALVVVVRDITQLKETQQLLQTTEEKFAKAFHASPDGLLLTRQSDGLLLEVNEGFSRITGFNSAMSLDQSTLDLGIWVDLNERKHMLELLQRDGLVRDFVCHIRRSDGQIRLCEVSSRPLPIGDDDCMLTIARDITERQLMQEKLQQAATVFESTAEGVLITDTRQNISAVNRAFSEITGYSEAEALGHTPRLLASGLHDSAFYAAMWHQLTANGHWQGEISNRRKNGELYPSWLTISAVRNHDQSITHFVAVFADISSLKHAQARLDYQAHHDPLTGLPNRTLFENRLQAALNNQQETGSQGAVLFLDLDRFKHINDSLGHPIGDLLLKDIAVRLKEQLRDIDTVARLGGDEFIILLPGLQQASDAQHLANKLLACFTLPFQAGEHEFFISASIGTSFYPQDGIDVATLVKNADAAMYRSKAKGRNRVERYTQDLTAQANERVALEHELRRALEREELFLYYQPKLSLETQQLIGAEALIRWRHPTFGDVPPEHFIALAEENGMILQIGDWVLEQACRQLHQWRKSYDYFGPLSVNLAGAQLRHPNLLGRIEQLLRDNHLEPGCLQLEITENFIMSQAEEALEVLHKLKRLGVQLAIDDFGTGYSSLSYLKRLPLDFLKIDQSFVRGLPDDPHDAAIVRAIIALGHSMQFTIIAEGVETLAQQAFLTDEGCEQMQGYIVSLPLPPDIFAATFLHMTHSDFSDSTVEKPSL; encoded by the coding sequence ATGCCCAGACTGCCGACCGTGCTACTGCTGTCGCTGCTGACCTGGACCGCGACGGCTGGCGCGTTGACTCTCACAGATGAAGAGCATGGCTGGTTGGCGGACCACCCAGAATTGCGCCTGGGCGTTGATGCCTCGTGGCCGCCGTTTGAATATCGCGATGAAGAAGGTCGCTATCAGGGCCTGGCCGCTGACTATGTGCGGCTGCTCCAGGAACGCCTGGGCATCAAGATCAAGCTGATAGAACCGGCCAACTGGAGCGCATTGCTGGAGCAGGCGCGGAACAACCAGCTCGACCTGTTGCCGGGCATCATGTCCACCCCGGAGCGTCAGGGCTTCCTCGCATTTTCCCGGCCTTACCTCGACTTCCCCATCGTCATTCTCGCCCATGAAGGCGGTGCCCAGCCCCGCTCCCTCAAGGACCTGTATGGCCTGAAGATCGCCGTGGTGGAGAACTATGCCCCCCACGAATTGCTGCGCACCCACCATCCCGACCTGAACCTGGTGGCGATGCCCAATGTCAGCTCGACGTTGCAGGCCCTGGCCACCGATGAGGTGGACGCCGTCGTCGGCGACCTCGCCTCCAGCGTCTGGAGCCTGCGCCAGCTCAAGCTCGACGGCTTGTATGTCAGTGGCGAAACGCCCTATCGCTACCAACTGGCAATGGGCGTGCCTCGAGAGAAAAAACTGCTGATTGGCATTCTGGATAAAGTGCTCGCCGACCTCAGCCCCAGCGAAATTAACGAGATCCAGGAGCACTGGGTCGGCAATGTCATTGATCACCGGGCGTTCTGGGCCGACTTGCTGCTCTACGGCCTGCCTGCCGTGCTGCTATTAAGTACCGTGCTGGCCATCGTCATTCGGATCAACCGCCGGCTCAGTTCGGAAATTTCCCGCCGGGTAGCCCTGGAGCAAAAACTGCGCAGCAGCGAATACCATTACCGCGGGCTGGTAGAGAGCCTCTCCGCCATAGCCTGGGAAGCTGACATCAACGATTTCACCTACAGCTACGTGTCACCCCACGCCGAAGAACTACTGGGCTATCCACGGGCTCACTGGCTGATCCCCGGCTTCTGGCGCAACATCATTCACCCCGCCGACCTGACCCGCGCCGACAGCTTCTGCCAGCAGGAAACCCGCGCCAACCGCGACCACAGCATTGATTACCGGGTGATCACCGCTGACGGCCGCTGCCTGTGGGTCAGGGACATTGTCAGCCTGATCAAGTATGGGCATGAGCCGGTTCTGCGTGGCCTGATGATTGATATCAGCGAAGCCAAGCGCACCGAGGAAGCGTTGCGGCTCTCGCAGGAGAAGTTCGCCTCGGTGTTCCAGCAGTGCCCGGACATCCTGGTAATCGCCCGCCTGTCCGATGGCTGTCTGCTGGAGGTCAACAAAGCATTCGAGGACCAGATTGGCCTGAGCGCCGCAGACGTCATTGGCAAGACCGCTACCGAGCTGAACATCTGGGGTATCCAGGGTGTGGGGCCCAACCTGCTCAAGCGCGTGCAGACCACCAGTATCCGCAACCTGGAGATGCCGTTCCTGCGCAGCAACGGCCAGGCGTTTACCGGGCTGATTTCTGCCGAACCCTTCCAGCTCGATACCACCGCAGCCTTGGTGGTGGTGGTGCGGGATATCACCCAACTGAAGGAAACCCAGCAACTGCTGCAGACTACCGAAGAGAAGTTCGCCAAGGCCTTCCACGCCTCGCCGGACGGCTTGTTACTGACCCGCCAGAGTGATGGCCTGCTGCTGGAAGTCAATGAAGGCTTTAGCCGTATCACCGGGTTCAACAGTGCGATGTCCCTGGACCAATCGACCCTGGACCTGGGCATCTGGGTGGACTTGAACGAACGCAAGCACATGCTCGAGCTGCTGCAGCGCGACGGCCTGGTGCGTGATTTCGTCTGCCATATCCGACGCAGTGACGGGCAGATTCGCCTGTGCGAGGTGTCCAGCCGCCCACTGCCCATCGGTGATGACGATTGCATGCTGACCATCGCCCGCGACATTACCGAACGCCAGTTGATGCAGGAAAAACTGCAACAGGCCGCAACAGTTTTCGAAAGTACCGCCGAAGGCGTATTGATCACCGATACCCGGCAGAACATCAGCGCCGTCAACCGTGCCTTCAGCGAAATCACTGGCTACAGCGAAGCCGAAGCCCTGGGCCACACCCCACGCCTGCTGGCTTCCGGCCTGCACGACAGCGCGTTCTACGCGGCGATGTGGCATCAATTGACCGCCAACGGCCACTGGCAAGGCGAGATCTCCAACCGGCGCAAGAACGGCGAGTTGTATCCCAGCTGGCTGACCATCAGCGCCGTGCGCAATCACGACCAGTCGATCACCCACTTCGTGGCGGTATTTGCCGATATCTCCAGCCTCAAGCACGCCCAGGCACGGCTTGACTACCAGGCGCACCACGACCCACTCACCGGCCTGCCCAACCGCACTCTGTTTGAGAATCGCCTGCAGGCCGCCCTCAATAACCAACAGGAAACCGGCAGCCAGGGCGCGGTGCTGTTTCTCGACCTCGACCGCTTCAAACACATCAACGACAGCCTCGGCCACCCGATTGGCGACCTGCTGCTCAAGGACATTGCCGTGCGCCTCAAGGAGCAGTTGCGCGATATCGACACCGTGGCCCGCCTGGGCGGTGACGAATTCATCATCCTGCTACCCGGCCTGCAACAAGCCAGCGACGCCCAGCACCTGGCCAATAAACTGCTGGCCTGCTTCACCCTGCCCTTCCAGGCGGGCGAGCACGAGTTCTTTATCAGCGCCAGCATCGGCACCAGCTTCTATCCCCAAGATGGCATCGACGTTGCCACCCTGGTCAAAAACGCCGATGCCGCCATGTACCGCTCCAAAGCCAAGGGCCGCAATCGGGTCGAACGCTACACCCAGGACCTCACCGCCCAGGCCAACGAGCGCGTCGCCCTCGAACACGAACTGCGGCGCGCCTTAGAGCGCGAAGAACTGTTTCTGTATTACCAACCCAAGCTGAGCCTGGAGACCCAACAACTGATCGGCGCCGAAGCCCTGATCCGCTGGCGCCACCCGACCTTCGGCGACGTGCCTCCCGAACACTTCATCGCCCTGGCCGAAGAAAACGGCATGATCCTGCAAATCGGCGACTGGGTCCTGGAACAGGCTTGCCGACAACTGCACCAGTGGCGCAAGTCCTATGACTACTTTGGCCCACTCTCCGTCAACCTCGCCGGTGCCCAACTGCGCCATCCCAACCTGCTGGGGCGCATCGAGCAACTGCTCCGGGACAACCACCTGGAGCCAGGGTGCCTGCAACTGGAAATCACCGAAAACTTCATCATGAGCCAGGCCGAAGAAGCCCTGGAAGTGCTGCATAAACTCAAGCGCCTGGGCGTACAGCTGGCCATCGACGACTTCGGCACCGGCTATTCATCCTTAAGCTACCTCAAGCGCCTGCCCCTGGACTTCCTGAAAATCGACCAGTCCTTCGTCCGCGGCCTGCCCGATGACCCCCACGACGCCGCCATCGTGCGCGCCATCATCGCCCTGGGTCACAGCATGCAATTCACCATCATCGCCGAAGGCGTAGAAACCCTCGCCCAACAGGCCTTCCTCACTGACGAAGGCTGCGAACAAATGCAAGGCTACATCGTCAGCCTGCCCCTGCCCCCCGACATATTCGCCGCGACCTTCCTTCACATGACCCATTCGGATTTTTCGGATAGCACAGTGGAGAAACCATCGTTATAA
- a CDS encoding Lrp/AsnC family transcriptional regulator: MSATRPPVLDEIDRQLIAALQLNARESVAMLARQLGIARTTVTSRLARLEKTQVITGYGVRLGQRVVDGGLQAYVGITVQPRSGKEVLRRLSAMAQVQQLCAVSGEFDYVAWLRTDSPEQLDQLLDQIGSVDGVEKTTTSIILSSKLDRGQPI, encoded by the coding sequence TTGTCCGCCACCCGCCCTCCCGTTCTCGATGAAATCGACCGCCAACTAATCGCCGCCTTGCAGCTCAACGCCCGTGAAAGCGTGGCAATGCTTGCTCGGCAATTGGGGATTGCCCGCACCACGGTGACCTCGCGCCTGGCGCGTCTGGAAAAGACTCAGGTGATTACCGGTTATGGCGTGCGCCTTGGCCAGCGGGTGGTGGATGGGGGGCTGCAGGCGTATGTGGGGATCACGGTGCAACCGCGTTCCGGCAAGGAAGTGCTGCGCCGACTCAGTGCCATGGCTCAGGTCCAGCAGCTGTGTGCGGTCAGTGGTGAGTTTGACTATGTAGCCTGGCTGCGCACCGATTCGCCGGAGCAGCTGGATCAATTGCTAGACCAGATCGGCAGTGTCGATGGGGTGGAAAAGACCACCACCTCGATCATCCTCAGCAGCAAACTGGATCGCGGCCAGCCAATCTGA
- a CDS encoding flavin monoamine oxidase family protein, giving the protein MNATHKNNRHPADGKKPITIFGPDFPFAFDDWIEHPAGLGSIPAANHGAEVAIVGAGIAGLVAAYELMKLGLKPVVYEASKMGGRLRSQAFEGAEGIIAELGGMRFPVSSTAFYHYVDKLGLETKPFPNPLTPASGSTVIDLEGQTHYAQKLADLPALFQEVADAWADALEAGSQFSDIQQAIRDRDVPRLKELWNTLVPLWDDRTFYDFVATSKAFAKLSFHHREVFGQVGFGTGGWDSDFPNSMLEIFRVVMTNCDDHQHLVVGGVAQVPMGIWRHVPERCAHWPAGTSLSSLHHGAPRAGVKRIAHAADGRFAVTDNYGDTREYAAVLTTCQSWLLTTQIECDESLFSQKMWMALDRTRYMQSSKTFVMVDRPFWKDKDPETGRDLMSMTLTDRLTRGTYLFDNGDDKPGVICLSYSWMSDALKMLPQPIDKRVKLALDALKKIYPKVDLKARIIGDPITVSWEADPHFLGAFKGALPGHYRYNQRMYAHFMQKDMPAEQRGIFIAGDDVSWTPAWVEGAVQTSLNAVWGIMTHFGGSTHPQNPGPGDVFDEIGPIALAE; this is encoded by the coding sequence ATGAACGCCACTCACAAGAACAATCGCCACCCTGCAGACGGTAAAAAACCTATCACCATCTTTGGTCCGGACTTCCCGTTCGCCTTCGATGACTGGATCGAACACCCGGCCGGGCTGGGCAGTATTCCTGCCGCCAACCACGGCGCCGAAGTGGCGATTGTCGGTGCGGGTATTGCCGGCCTGGTGGCCGCCTACGAGCTGATGAAGCTCGGTCTCAAGCCAGTGGTGTATGAAGCCTCCAAAATGGGCGGGCGCCTGCGCTCCCAGGCGTTTGAAGGAGCCGAAGGCATCATCGCCGAACTGGGCGGCATGCGTTTCCCGGTGTCGTCGACGGCGTTCTACCACTATGTGGATAAGCTGGGACTGGAAACCAAGCCCTTCCCCAACCCGTTGACCCCGGCTTCCGGCAGTACCGTGATCGACCTGGAAGGCCAGACCCATTACGCACAGAAACTCGCCGACCTTCCTGCGCTGTTCCAGGAAGTGGCTGACGCCTGGGCCGACGCCCTGGAGGCAGGTTCGCAGTTCAGCGATATCCAGCAAGCCATTCGCGACCGCGATGTACCACGGCTCAAAGAGCTGTGGAACACCCTGGTGCCGCTGTGGGATGACCGCACCTTCTACGACTTCGTCGCCACGTCCAAGGCGTTCGCCAAGCTGTCGTTCCATCACCGCGAGGTGTTCGGCCAGGTAGGTTTCGGCACCGGTGGCTGGGACTCGGACTTCCCCAACTCGATGCTGGAAATCTTCCGGGTGGTGATGACCAATTGCGACGACCACCAGCACCTGGTGGTCGGTGGCGTGGCGCAGGTGCCCATGGGGATCTGGCGCCACGTGCCGGAGCGTTGCGCCCATTGGCCAGCCGGCACCAGCCTCAGCTCCCTGCACCATGGCGCGCCCCGGGCTGGAGTCAAGCGCATTGCCCATGCTGCCGACGGGCGTTTCGCGGTCACCGACAATTACGGCGACACCCGGGAATACGCCGCCGTGCTGACCACCTGCCAGAGCTGGCTGCTGACCACTCAGATCGAGTGCGACGAAAGCCTGTTCTCGCAAAAAATGTGGATGGCTCTGGATCGCACGCGCTATATGCAGTCGTCGAAAACCTTTGTCATGGTCGATCGGCCTTTCTGGAAGGACAAAGACCCGGAAACCGGCCGCGACCTGATGAGCATGACCCTCACCGACCGCCTGACCCGTGGCACCTATCTGTTCGACAACGGCGACGATAAGCCAGGGGTTATCTGCCTGTCCTACTCGTGGATGAGCGACGCCCTGAAAATGCTGCCGCAGCCCATTGATAAACGGGTGAAGCTGGCCCTCGATGCGTTGAAAAAGATCTACCCGAAAGTCGACCTCAAGGCGCGGATCATCGGCGACCCGATCACCGTCTCCTGGGAGGCCGACCCGCACTTCCTCGGCGCGTTCAAGGGCGCGCTGCCGGGCCACTACCGCTATAACCAGCGCATGTACGCGCACTTCATGCAAAAGGATATGCCGGCCGAGCAGCGCGGGATTTTCATCGCGGGCGACGACGTATCCTGGACCCCTGCCTGGGTCGAAGGCGCAGTGCAGACCTCGCTGAACGCGGTTTGGGGCATCATGACCCACTTCGGTGGCAGTACCCACCCGCAAAACCCGGGTCCTGGGGATGTATTCGATGAGATCGGCCCCATCGCCCTGGCCGAATAA
- the rpoD gene encoding RNA polymerase sigma factor RpoD: MSGKAQQQSRIKDLILLGREQKYLTYAEVNDHLPEDISDPEQVEDIIRMINDMGIPVHESAPDADALMLADSDTDEAAAEEAAAALAAVETDIGRTTDPVRMYMREMGTVELLTREGEIEIAKRIEEGIREVMGAIAHFPGTVDHILSEYTRVTTEGGRLSDVLSGYIDPDDGITPPAAEIPPPVDPKAVKADDETDDDEAEASTDDDEEVESGPDPIIAAQRFGAVSDQMELARKALKKHGRGSKQATAELLALAELFMPIKLVPKQFEGLVERVRSALERLRAQERAIMQLCVRDARMPRADFLRQFPGNEVDESWTDALAKGKSKYAEAIGRFQADIVRCQQKLTALQTETGLTIAEIKDINRRMSIGEAKARRAKKEMVEANLRLVISIAKKYTNRGLQFLDLIQEGNIGLMKAVDKFEYRRGYKFSTYATWWIRQAITRSIADQARTIRIPVHMIETINKLNRISRQMLQEMGREPTPEELGERMEMPEDKIRKVLKIAKEPISMETPIGDDEDSHLGDFIEDSTMQSPIDVATVESLKEATRDVLSGLTAREAKVLRMRFGIDMNTDHTLEEVGKQFDVTRERIRQIEAKALRKLRHPTRSEHLRSFLDE; the protein is encoded by the coding sequence ATGTCCGGAAAAGCGCAACAGCAGTCTCGTATCAAAGATTTGATCCTCCTGGGTCGTGAGCAGAAGTATCTGACTTACGCAGAGGTCAATGACCACCTGCCTGAGGATATTTCAGATCCTGAGCAGGTGGAAGACATCATCCGCATGATTAACGACATGGGGATCCCCGTACACGAGAGTGCTCCGGATGCGGACGCCCTTATGTTGGCCGACTCTGATACCGACGAAGCAGCCGCTGAAGAAGCAGCCGCCGCGTTGGCAGCAGTGGAGACCGACATCGGTCGCACGACTGACCCTGTGCGCATGTATATGCGCGAAATGGGTACGGTAGAGCTCCTGACACGGGAAGGCGAAATCGAAATCGCCAAACGTATCGAGGAAGGCATCCGTGAAGTGATGGGCGCAATTGCGCACTTCCCAGGCACGGTTGACCATATTCTGTCCGAGTACACTCGTGTGACCACCGAAGGTGGCCGCCTGTCCGACGTCCTGAGCGGTTATATCGACCCGGACGACGGCATTACCCCGCCGGCTGCCGAAATACCGCCGCCTGTCGACCCGAAAGCCGTGAAAGCGGACGACGAAACCGACGACGACGAAGCTGAAGCCAGCACCGACGACGACGAAGAAGTCGAAAGCGGTCCGGATCCCATCATCGCAGCCCAGCGCTTTGGCGCGGTCTCCGATCAGATGGAACTGGCGCGCAAGGCCCTGAAGAAGCATGGTCGTGGCAGCAAGCAGGCAACCGCCGAACTGCTGGCCCTGGCTGAGCTGTTTATGCCGATCAAACTGGTACCGAAGCAATTCGAAGGCCTGGTTGAACGGGTTCGTAGCGCCCTTGAGCGTCTGCGTGCACAAGAGCGTGCGATCATGCAGCTCTGTGTCCGTGATGCGCGCATGCCGCGTGCCGACTTCCTGCGCCAGTTCCCGGGCAATGAAGTTGACGAAAGCTGGACCGACGCACTGGCCAAGGGCAAAAGCAAATACGCTGAAGCCATTGGTCGCTTCCAGGCCGACATCGTTCGTTGCCAGCAGAAGCTGACTGCACTGCAGACCGAAACCGGTCTGACGATTGCCGAGATCAAGGACATCAACCGTCGCATGTCGATCGGCGAGGCCAAGGCCCGCCGCGCGAAGAAAGAGATGGTTGAAGCGAACTTGCGTCTGGTGATCTCCATCGCCAAGAAGTACACCAACCGTGGCCTGCAATTCCTCGACCTGATCCAGGAAGGCAACATCGGCTTGATGAAGGCTGTGGACAAGTTCGAATACCGTCGCGGCTACAAGTTCTCGACTTATGCCACCTGGTGGATCCGTCAGGCGATCACTCGCTCGATCGCCGACCAGGCCCGCACCATCCGTATTCCGGTGCACATGATCGAGACCATCAACAAGCTCAACCGTATTTCCCGGCAGATGTTGCAGGAAATGGGTCGTGAACCGACCCCGGAAGAGCTGGGCGAACGCATGGAAATGCCTGAGGATAAAATCCGCAAGGTATTGAAGATCGCTAAAGAGCCGATCTCCATGGAAACCCCGATCGGTGATGACGAAGACTCCCATCTGGGTGACTTCATCGAAGACTCGACCATGCAGTCGCCAATCGATGTCGCCACCGTTGAGAGCCTTAAAGAAGCGACGCGCGACGTACTGTCCGGCCTCACTGCCCGTGAAGCCAAGGTACTGCGCATGCGTTTCGGCATCGACATGAATACCGACCACACCCTTGAGGAAGTCGGTAAGCAGTTTGACGTGACCCGCGAGCGGATCCGTCAGATCGAAGCCAAGGCGCTGCGCAAGTTGCGCCACCCGACGAGAAGCGAGCATTTGCGCTCCTTCCTCGACGAGTGA
- a CDS encoding carbon-nitrogen hydrolase family protein, whose product MRVALYQCPPLPLDVAGNLKRLHSVAHEASDADVLVLPEMFLTGYNIGVEAVGALAEAQDGPSAQTIAELAQNAGLAILYGYPERAEDGQIYNAVQLIDANGQRLCNYRKTHLFGDLDHSMFSAGGDEFPIVELNGWKLGFLICYDLEFPENTRRLALAGAELILVPTANMVPFDFVADVTVRARAFENQCYVAYANYCGHEDQIQYCGQSSIAAPNGQRVAQAGLDEALIVATLDRQAMRDAQAANHYLADRRPELYAALHKH is encoded by the coding sequence ATGCGTGTCGCCCTGTACCAATGCCCGCCATTGCCGCTGGATGTGGCCGGCAATCTCAAGCGCCTGCATAGCGTCGCCCATGAGGCGTCCGATGCAGATGTGCTGGTGCTGCCGGAGATGTTCCTCACCGGCTACAACATCGGTGTTGAAGCAGTGGGCGCGCTGGCCGAAGCGCAAGATGGGCCATCGGCACAAACCATTGCCGAACTGGCACAGAACGCGGGCCTGGCAATTCTGTACGGCTACCCGGAGCGGGCCGAAGATGGGCAGATCTACAATGCCGTGCAACTGATCGACGCCAATGGCCAGCGCCTGTGCAACTACCGCAAGACGCACTTGTTCGGTGATCTCGATCACTCGATGTTCAGCGCCGGCGGCGACGAATTCCCTATCGTCGAGTTGAACGGCTGGAAGCTGGGATTCCTCATCTGCTACGACCTGGAGTTCCCGGAAAACACCCGGCGTCTGGCCCTGGCCGGCGCCGAGTTGATCCTGGTACCGACGGCCAACATGGTGCCCTTCGACTTCGTCGCGGATGTCACCGTGCGGGCACGGGCCTTTGAAAACCAGTGCTATGTGGCCTACGCCAACTATTGCGGGCATGAGGACCAGATCCAGTATTGCGGGCAAAGCAGCATCGCGGCGCCGAATGGCCAACGTGTCGCCCAGGCCGGCCTGGATGAAGCGCTGATCGTCGCCACCCTCGACCGCCAGGCGATGCGCGACGCGCAAGCGGCCAATCACTACTTGGCAGACCGGCGCCCCGAGCTATACGCAGCGCTGCACAAGCACTGA